In Clostridium sp. JN-1, one genomic interval encodes:
- a CDS encoding RDD family protein, with translation MSEKDESNEKILIDDEEKAKQEFLEELRNKNLEETIQLKKIQEAINQKLKEKEDEKKRKEEEQERKEEEQKRMEEAEAIEKANAEAEDARAEAQTTSTEDEDASTKSEEIKADEAESEDKGSEIVKSEEPVLAVTSEAKASLLNMEKKKSSFSLKILTATVVDTIVIAVISAIAVLLFNALLRLFTGYYVVDYEGVYMITFFIVMILYPVLMQTSKYKKTLGQKFSKICIKEGEE, from the coding sequence ATGTCAGAAAAAGACGAATCTAATGAAAAGATTTTGATAGATGATGAAGAAAAAGCCAAACAAGAGTTTTTAGAAGAACTTAGAAATAAAAACTTGGAGGAGACAATTCAACTTAAGAAAATTCAAGAAGCTATAAATCAAAAACTTAAAGAAAAGGAAGATGAAAAGAAGAGAAAGGAAGAAGAGCAGGAGAGAAAAGAAGAAGAACAGAAGAGAATGGAAGAAGCTGAAGCAATTGAAAAGGCAAATGCTGAAGCTGAAGATGCAAGAGCTGAAGCTCAAACGACAAGTACTGAAGATGAAGATGCAAGTACCAAGTCGGAAGAAATAAAAGCAGATGAAGCTGAAAGCGAAGATAAAGGCAGTGAAATAGTAAAATCTGAAGAACCTGTATTAGCTGTTACAAGTGAAGCAAAAGCATCTCTTCTTAATATGGAAAAAAAGAAAAGCAGTTTTTCATTAAAAATTTTAACAGCAACTGTAGTTGATACAATAGTAATAGCTGTTATTTCAGCAATAGCAGTACTTTTGTTTAATGCACTTTTGAGACTTTTCACTGGATACTATGTAGTTGATTATGAAGGTGTTTATATGATAACATTCTTTATTGTAATGATTTTGTATCCAGTATTGATGCAAACTTCAAAATACAAGAAAACATTAGGACAAAAGTTTAGTAAGATATGTATTAAAGAAGGAGAAGAGTAG
- the rlmD gene encoding 23S rRNA (uracil(1939)-C(5))-methyltransferase RlmD, with translation MKKGQVYDFYVEDTEFPGTGIAVVDGIKVYIKNAAAGQKVKARIFKKKKEYAQAKLVEVVENVDYAVNPPCSHFNLCGGCTTQFIPYEKQLELKERQVLKLFKDGGIEDFEFLGIEKSPEEYEYRNKMEFSFGDEVKGGELTLGMHIKGRNFGIVNVHDCQIVDEDFRKILTAAVGYFRQKEFPYYRVMKKEGYLRNLVIRKAKNTSEILINLVTTSQIDFNLEEFKDLLLKVKYDGIVTGILHTINDGLSDTVRADRVDILYGRDYIIEELLGLKFKISPESFFQTNSKGAEKLYSIVREFLGDISSKVVFDLYCGTGTIGQIVAKKAKKVLGIEIVEEAVKSANENAKLNGLNNCNFIAGDIAKVIKTVNEKPDVIILDPPRPGVHPTALDYVIKFNAPAIIYVSCNPKTLVTDLKVLMDSGYTLEKVKLMDMFPQTSHVETVVKIVRR, from the coding sequence TTGAAAAAGGGGCAAGTTTACGATTTTTATGTAGAAGATACTGAATTTCCTGGTACCGGAATAGCTGTAGTGGATGGAATTAAGGTATATATTAAAAATGCTGCAGCAGGACAAAAGGTTAAAGCTAGGATATTTAAAAAGAAAAAGGAATATGCTCAAGCAAAGCTTGTTGAAGTAGTTGAAAATGTAGATTATGCAGTAAATCCGCCGTGCAGTCATTTTAATTTATGTGGTGGATGTACTACCCAATTTATACCTTATGAAAAACAGCTTGAACTTAAAGAGAGACAGGTATTAAAGCTCTTTAAGGATGGAGGTATTGAGGACTTCGAATTTTTAGGCATAGAAAAGAGCCCTGAAGAATATGAATATAGAAATAAAATGGAATTTTCCTTTGGTGATGAAGTAAAAGGTGGAGAATTGACTTTAGGTATGCACATCAAGGGTAGAAATTTTGGAATTGTAAATGTTCATGACTGCCAAATTGTAGATGAGGATTTTAGGAAAATACTCACTGCAGCAGTAGGGTATTTTAGGCAAAAAGAGTTTCCTTATTATAGAGTAATGAAAAAAGAAGGGTACTTAAGAAACCTAGTTATAAGGAAGGCAAAGAATACATCTGAAATACTTATAAATTTAGTTACTACGTCTCAAATTGACTTCAATTTAGAAGAATTTAAGGATTTGCTCTTAAAGGTAAAGTATGATGGTATTGTAACTGGAATTTTACATACTATAAACGATGGACTTTCAGATACAGTTAGAGCAGATAGAGTTGATATATTGTATGGCAGAGATTATATAATAGAAGAACTTTTAGGACTTAAATTTAAAATATCACCTGAGTCATTTTTTCAAACTAATTCTAAGGGTGCTGAGAAACTTTATAGTATAGTTAGAGAATTTTTAGGTGATATTTCTTCGAAAGTGGTATTTGATCTTTACTGTGGTACTGGAACTATAGGACAGATAGTTGCAAAGAAAGCTAAAAAGGTATTGGGAATAGAAATTGTAGAGGAAGCAGTTAAATCTGCAAATGAAAATGCAAAGTTAAATGGTCTTAACAACTGTAATTTTATTGCTGGAGATATTGCTAAGGTAATAAAAACTGTAAATGAAAAACCAGATGTCATAATACTTGATCCGCCAAGACCAGGTGTCCATCCAACAGCACTTGATTACGTAATAAAATTTAATGCACCAGCTATAATTTATGTATCTTGCAATCCTAAAACTCTAGTAACAGATCTGAAAGTTTTAATGGATTCAGGATACACTCTTGAAAAAGTAAAATTAATGGATATGTTTCCACAAACTTCACATGTGGAGACTGTAGTGAAGATAGTACGCAGATAG
- a CDS encoding DUF5655 domain-containing protein — MSDIKLFKIHNGVEELPATWASLERELQTLIEKNMPIFFGVTFLKSEYVTSNGGRMDSLGIDENNCPVIFEYKRASNENVINQGLFYLDWLLDHKADFELLVMKTLGKEYSDKLDWSMPRLICIAGDFTKYDEYAVKQINRNIDLIRYKKFGEELLMFDLINSNVATPINNVNEEKVSKQSTDKTFDDQLETTSEKLRELYDSIRNYILALGDDVTENKLKLYSAFKKIKNIVCVEVRMKSIMLYLRLNPEEITLENGFTRDVSEIGHWGTGDLEVTIKDTQDFEKAKEYIDRAYEMN; from the coding sequence ATGTCAGATATTAAGCTGTTTAAAATACATAATGGAGTAGAAGAACTACCAGCTACATGGGCATCGCTAGAAAGAGAATTACAGACATTGATTGAAAAAAATATGCCTATATTTTTTGGAGTTACTTTTCTTAAAAGTGAATATGTAACATCTAATGGTGGTCGTATGGATAGTTTAGGCATTGATGAAAATAATTGTCCTGTAATTTTTGAATATAAAAGAGCTAGCAATGAAAATGTAATAAATCAGGGATTATTTTATTTAGATTGGCTGTTAGACCATAAAGCAGATTTTGAACTTCTAGTTATGAAAACATTAGGAAAAGAATACTCTGATAAATTAGATTGGAGCATGCCACGTCTTATTTGCATAGCAGGAGATTTTACGAAATATGATGAATATGCTGTAAAGCAAATTAATAGAAATATAGATCTTATCAGATATAAAAAATTTGGAGAAGAATTGTTAATGTTTGATTTAATTAACTCAAATGTAGCCACACCAATTAATAATGTAAATGAAGAAAAAGTATCAAAACAAAGTACGGATAAGACATTTGATGATCAACTAGAAACTACAAGTGAAAAACTAAGAGAATTGTATGATTCCATTAGGAATTATATTTTAGCACTCGGTGATGATGTAACGGAGAATAAGCTTAAATTGTATAGTGCATTTAAAAAGATAAAGAATATTGTATGTGTAGAAGTTAGGATGAAAAGCATAATGCTATATTTAAGATTGAATCCCGAAGAGATTACTCTTGAAAATGGTTTTACAAGGGATGTAAGTGAAATTGGTCATTGGGGAACTGGTGATTTAGAAGTTACAATAAAAGATACTCAGGATTTTGAAAAAGCTAAGGAATATATTGATAGGGCTTATGAGATGAATTAA
- a CDS encoding TIR domain-containing protein: MKFDYEVALSFAGEDREYVEKVAEILKAIGIQVFYDKYEEVDLWGKNLYTHLDDIYQKKSKYCIMFISKHYKEKLWTTHERESAQARAFESKEEYILPAKLDDTEIPGIRKTIGYINIEKLSPEDFAYKVAKKIRPDIDVQGMIKYLKECLKDYDISIKGTNVVFKSELEDYYGEFSLRLLIEMYMIDELDRMFLIPGIVPY, encoded by the coding sequence ATGAAATTTGATTACGAGGTTGCATTATCATTTGCAGGCGAAGATAGGGAGTATGTTGAAAAAGTTGCTGAGATATTAAAAGCCATTGGTATACAAGTTTTTTATGATAAATACGAAGAAGTGGATTTATGGGGAAAGAATTTATACACACATTTGGATGATATTTATCAGAAAAAATCAAAGTACTGTATTATGTTTATTTCTAAGCATTATAAAGAAAAATTATGGACAACCCATGAAAGAGAAAGTGCTCAGGCAAGAGCATTTGAATCAAAAGAAGAATATATTTTACCAGCTAAATTAGATGATACTGAAATACCAGGAATTAGAAAGACAATTGGATATATAAATATAGAGAAACTTAGTCCAGAAGATTTTGCTTATAAAGTGGCTAAAAAAATTAGACCGGATATTGATGTGCAAGGCATGATAAAATATTTGAAAGAATGCTTAAAAGACTATGATATATCAATAAAAGGAACTAATGTTGTATTCAAAAGTGAATTGGAGGATTATTATGGTGAATTTTCTTTAAGATTGCTAATTGAAATGTATATGATTGATGAGTTAGATAGAATGTTCCTAATTCCTGGGATTGTTCCATACTAA
- a CDS encoding MutH/Sau3AI family endonuclease gives MKLDEAKKLIDDLAGKKFGHVLKEEQMRDIIKNKGKSGQLLEITIGLNLSNTNLDFEDGELKTNKCDTTGKPLETMFITQISTMIDELLNSNDFYQSKLYKKMNNLLYVPISKVGDPCDWMFLPCVHVNLDEPKFHDLKLQLEKDYYSICTQLNEHIETSSDGFIHTSNGKYIQIRSKDSKPYHPIHSDIYNKEISNKNHAFYFKKEFMKYIVNIK, from the coding sequence ATGAAATTAGATGAGGCTAAAAAGCTAATAGATGATTTAGCAGGTAAAAAGTTTGGACATGTCTTAAAAGAAGAGCAAATGAGGGATATTATAAAAAACAAAGGAAAAAGTGGACAACTTTTAGAAATAACAATAGGTCTTAATTTGTCTAACACCAATTTAGATTTTGAAGATGGTGAACTTAAAACAAATAAATGTGACACTACAGGAAAGCCATTAGAAACAATGTTTATAACTCAAATTTCAACAATGATAGATGAACTGTTAAATAGCAATGATTTTTATCAAAGTAAACTTTATAAAAAAATGAATAATCTACTTTATGTGCCAATAAGTAAAGTTGGTGACCCATGTGATTGGATGTTCTTACCTTGTGTTCACGTAAATTTAGATGAGCCTAAATTCCATGATTTAAAATTACAATTAGAAAAAGATTACTATTCTATTTGTACTCAACTTAATGAACATATTGAAACTAGTAGCGATGGCTTTATTCATACTTCAAATGGCAAATACATTCAAATTCGTAGTAAAGATTCAAAACCTTATCATCCTATTCATTCTGATATATATAATAAAGAAATTTCAAATAAAAATCACGCCTTCTATTTTAAAAAAGAATTTATGAAATATATTGTAAATATAAAATAA
- a CDS encoding DNA methyltransferase, protein MDEAFKLETKSLWSFKERGEWATHKGDYPGNWSPFVPKNIILRYSKQNDVVLDQFLGSGTTLIEAKLLNRRAIGCDINPKALEIAKDRISRVKANTAIQLMECNARNLDCIKDNSIDLICTHPPYSNIIKYSKNIQGDLSLLNLNEFYEAIKEVSIECFRVLKKTKYCTIMMGDIRKNGCVIPLGFNVMNLFLNQGFKLKEIIIKEQHNCNSTKFWKEISLKKNFYLLAHEYLFVFFK, encoded by the coding sequence ATGGATGAAGCTTTTAAATTAGAAACAAAATCATTATGGAGTTTTAAAGAAAGAGGAGAATGGGCTACTCATAAAGGAGATTATCCAGGTAATTGGAGTCCATTTGTTCCTAAAAATATTATTCTAAGATATTCAAAGCAAAATGATGTAGTGTTAGATCAATTTTTAGGAAGTGGAACTACGCTTATAGAAGCAAAATTATTAAATAGAAGAGCCATTGGGTGTGATATTAATCCTAAGGCATTAGAGATAGCTAAAGATAGAATTTCAAGAGTTAAAGCGAATACTGCTATACAATTAATGGAATGTAATGCTAGAAATTTGGATTGTATTAAAGATAATTCGATAGATTTGATATGTACTCATCCGCCATATTCAAATATCATAAAATATAGTAAAAATATTCAAGGAGATTTATCATTATTAAATCTTAATGAATTTTATGAAGCAATAAAAGAAGTATCAATAGAATGTTTTAGGGTATTAAAAAAAACAAAATACTGTACAATTATGATGGGCGATATAAGAAAAAATGGTTGTGTAATTCCATTAGGATTTAATGTTATGAATTTATTTTTAAATCAAGGATTTAAATTAAAAGAAATAATTATAAAAGAACAGCATAATTGCAATTCTACAAAATTTTGGAAAGAAATAAGCTTAAAAAAGAATTTTTACCTATTAGCCCATGAATATCTATTTGTTTTCTTCAAATAA
- a CDS encoding site-specific DNA-methyltransferase — translation MQYVKDSNYKLLLGDCIKELKKIESKSIDMIFADPPYKLSNDGITCKSGKMVSVNKGSWDKSLGLDLDHKFNMKWLKACDRVLKDDGTIWISGTYHIIHSIAFALQQMDYYIINEITWVKPNAAPNMGCRCFTASQETILWLKKTKKAKHTFNYQLMKELNGGKQMRSVWEISTTPKREKMNGYHPTQKPKKLLYRCIISSTNEDDLILDPFCGSGTTGVVARENDRKFIGIDIDKEYLEITNKRLKQVMEQTIEEVKR, via the coding sequence ATGCAGTATGTGAAAGATAGCAATTATAAGTTGTTATTAGGAGATTGTATTAAGGAATTGAAGAAAATTGAAAGTAAGTCAATAGATATGATATTTGCAGATCCACCATATAAACTTAGTAATGATGGAATAACATGTAAGTCAGGGAAAATGGTAAGTGTAAATAAAGGAAGTTGGGATAAATCTTTAGGACTTGACCTTGATCATAAATTTAATATGAAATGGTTAAAAGCTTGTGATAGAGTTTTAAAAGATGATGGAACTATATGGATATCAGGCACATATCATATTATACATTCAATAGCTTTTGCACTTCAACAAATGGATTACTACATAATAAATGAAATTACATGGGTAAAACCTAATGCTGCACCTAATATGGGATGTAGATGTTTTACTGCAAGTCAAGAAACAATACTTTGGCTGAAGAAGACAAAAAAAGCAAAGCATACTTTTAATTATCAGCTTATGAAAGAACTGAATGGCGGTAAACAAATGAGAAGTGTATGGGAAATATCAACAACTCCAAAACGGGAAAAAATGAATGGTTACCACCCTACTCAAAAACCTAAAAAACTATTATATAGGTGCATAATATCTAGTACTAATGAAGATGATTTGATATTAGATCCATTTTGCGGCTCTGGAACAACAGGAGTTGTGGCTAGAGAAAACGATAGAAAATTTATTGGAATTGATATTGATAAGGAATATTTAGAAATTACAAACAAAAGATTAAAACAAGTAATGGAACAAACTATTGAAGAAGTAAAAAGATGA
- a CDS encoding DpnII family type II restriction endonuclease has translation MNFNVKPFLKWAGGKSQLLHEIIQELPINIKQIKRYVEPFVGAGAVFIHFLENNYFEEYIINDINSKLINLYKVIRDRPDDLIEKLEKLKAQYLESDSEEREQLFYKIRTNFNNEECDIIQSSAYFIFLNKTCFNGLYRENSKGEFNVPFGKYKNPSFFDELQLREISRLLNLKNENGEFKVKILNKSFDELEEYVDINTFVYCDPPYRPVTLGGFTSYNKSNFNDKEQILLRDFFETLHKKGAKVMLSNSDPKNLDEKDNFFDDLYSKFNIKRVYAKRAINSAGDKRGKITELLITSYKEQANSEAATTKIDECIKEYLRTESSDLVKIFTKSLLETNRGFNFYVNWQRPATIVSQYNIELNTLNALVKNKNYDDDFKKIVKRFPTVINVLPALFALSKDERENLRKGKDVLKVVNIDALEDDLLEYRFNIGEEENLTEEEIEKYLDFTKKIGLKYLFTDLLEKHLIDYLIGCEVGLDSNGRKNRGGLAFELALEPIIYNIAKKYDIKMLTQKQFKVLRKMGFEISEDIANRKADFILIKDNKIMNIEANFYGGSGSKPEEIIDSYINRQEDLRNNNIEFALITDGKKCWGNDHKPQLLKGFRHLNYLLNFNMSKNGMLEEIINNIF, from the coding sequence ATGAATTTTAATGTAAAACCATTTCTAAAATGGGCGGGGGGAAAATCACAGCTTTTACACGAAATAATCCAAGAATTACCGATAAATATTAAACAGATAAAAAGATATGTAGAACCCTTTGTTGGTGCTGGTGCCGTATTTATACATTTTTTAGAAAATAATTATTTTGAAGAATATATTATAAATGATATAAATTCTAAATTAATAAATTTATATAAAGTTATTAGAGATAGACCAGATGATTTAATTGAAAAACTTGAAAAACTAAAAGCTCAATATTTAGAATCTGATTCAGAAGAAAGAGAGCAACTGTTTTATAAAATAAGAACTAATTTTAATAATGAAGAATGTGATATTATACAGTCATCTGCATATTTTATTTTTTTAAATAAAACTTGTTTTAATGGATTATATAGAGAAAATTCAAAAGGTGAATTTAATGTTCCATTTGGTAAATATAAAAATCCAAGTTTTTTTGATGAATTACAATTAAGAGAAATATCAAGATTGTTGAACTTAAAAAATGAAAATGGGGAATTCAAAGTTAAGATACTAAATAAATCTTTTGATGAACTTGAAGAATATGTAGATATTAATACATTTGTTTATTGTGATCCGCCATACAGACCAGTAACATTGGGAGGATTTACATCATATAATAAAAGCAATTTTAATGATAAAGAGCAGATTTTATTAAGAGATTTCTTTGAAACACTACATAAAAAAGGTGCAAAGGTAATGTTAAGCAATTCCGATCCTAAGAATTTAGATGAAAAAGATAATTTCTTTGATGATTTATATTCAAAATTTAATATAAAAAGAGTTTATGCTAAGAGAGCTATAAATTCAGCAGGTGATAAGAGAGGAAAAATTACAGAACTATTAATAACAAGCTATAAAGAGCAAGCTAATAGTGAAGCAGCAACGACTAAGATAGATGAATGTATAAAAGAATACTTAAGAACTGAATCTAGTGATTTAGTAAAAATATTCACTAAATCTTTATTAGAAACAAATAGAGGGTTTAATTTCTATGTGAATTGGCAAAGACCAGCTACAATTGTAAGTCAATATAATATAGAACTTAATACTTTGAATGCATTAGTTAAAAATAAAAACTATGATGATGATTTTAAAAAAATAGTTAAGAGATTTCCAACAGTGATAAATGTCTTACCAGCTTTATTTGCTTTATCAAAAGATGAAAGAGAAAACTTAAGAAAAGGTAAGGATGTTTTGAAAGTTGTGAATATAGATGCGTTAGAAGATGATTTGCTTGAGTATAGATTTAATATTGGAGAGGAAGAAAATCTAACTGAAGAAGAAATAGAAAAATATTTAGACTTTACTAAAAAGATAGGATTGAAATACTTATTTACAGATTTATTAGAAAAACACTTAATTGATTATCTAATAGGATGTGAAGTAGGATTAGATAGTAACGGAAGAAAAAATAGAGGCGGATTGGCATTTGAGTTAGCATTAGAACCAATAATATATAATATCGCAAAAAAATATGATATAAAAATGTTAACTCAAAAACAATTTAAAGTTTTGAGGAAAATGGGATTTGAAATTTCAGAGGATATAGCTAATAGGAAGGCTGACTTTATATTAATTAAAGATAATAAAATTATGAATATAGAAGCGAATTTTTATGGTGGTTCTGGATCAAAACCAGAAGAAATAATAGACTCATACATAAATAGACAAGAAGATTTAAGAAATAATAATATAGAATTTGCACTTATAACTGATGGCAAAAAATGTTGGGGGAATGACCATAAGCCACAATTGTTAAAAGGATTTAGACATTTAAACTATCTATTGAATTTCAATATGTCTAAGAATGGAATGTTAGAGGAAATAATAAACAACATTTTTTAA
- a CDS encoding ImmA/IrrE family metallo-endopeptidase, which yields MLKEASALDVEEFLEFYAELEMDYKDLTHNQSILGMTVFNDCNIPVYDAKNNKAKRIPVNEGTVLIDNSLLNEDQLRRGRFTIMHEISHWLIHRQVYLVDKNQLSLFDFMEDQKQPVVKCRTSDIESTRRKKLVTDDDWMEWQADSMASALLMPKSIFVKITRDKFISVGMEKCYYELGSDFEKDLWADLLPYELADIFDVSVTAAKIRLKNLGFIREEQGNHQYFLV from the coding sequence ATGTTAAAAGAAGCAAGTGCTTTAGATGTTGAGGAATTTTTAGAATTTTATGCTGAATTAGAAATGGATTATAAAGATTTAACCCATAATCAATCCATATTAGGTATGACAGTTTTTAATGATTGTAATATACCAGTGTATGATGCTAAGAATAATAAGGCTAAAAGAATACCTGTAAATGAAGGAACGGTTCTTATTGATAATAGCCTTTTGAATGAAGATCAATTAAGAAGAGGACGATTTACTATAATGCATGAAATAAGTCATTGGCTTATACATAGACAAGTGTATCTAGTAGACAAAAACCAATTATCATTATTTGATTTTATGGAAGATCAAAAACAGCCAGTTGTAAAATGTCGTACTAGTGATATCGAAAGTACTAGAAGAAAAAAATTAGTAACTGATGATGATTGGATGGAATGGCAAGCTGATTCAATGGCATCAGCATTGTTAATGCCTAAGTCAATATTTGTAAAGATTACAAGGGATAAATTTATATCTGTTGGAATGGAAAAATGCTATTATGAATTAGGTTCTGATTTTGAAAAAGATTTATGGGCAGATTTATTACCTTATGAATTAGCAGATATATTTGATGTATCAGTAACTGCAGCTAAAATAAGACTTAAGAATTTAGGATTCATACGTGAAGAACAAGGAAATCATCAATATTTTCTTGTATAA
- a CDS encoding helix-turn-helix transcriptional regulator yields the protein MSPNKFGEFVSERRKEKKISLRKMAELLDLSPAYWSDIEKGRRNPPNINKLQEIANILGLSHGELDDMIDIASEDRDEIPMDLPDYIKESNLARTALRKARKMDEVEGKSGVTEKAWKDFIKALEEEE from the coding sequence ATGAGTCCAAACAAATTTGGAGAGTTTGTATCAGAGAGAAGAAAAGAAAAAAAGATTAGTTTAAGAAAAATGGCAGAACTTTTGGATCTTTCTCCAGCATATTGGAGTGACATTGAAAAGGGTAGAAGAAATCCACCTAACATTAACAAACTTCAAGAAATCGCTAATATATTAGGTCTGTCTCATGGTGAATTGGATGATATGATAGATATAGCTTCAGAGGATAGAGATGAAATTCCTATGGATTTACCAGATTATATAAAAGAAAGTAATTTAGCTAGAACTGCTCTTAGAAAAGCTCGTAAAATGGATGAAGTCGAAGGCAAAAGTGGCGTTACAGAAAAAGCATGGAAGGATTTTATAAAGGCTTTAGAAGAGGAAGAATAA
- a CDS encoding ImmA/IrrE family metallo-endopeptidase produces the protein MNLSKDLVPIIYKKDMDKEATKFLLKYCPEALEKPMPIPVEDIAELEMNLEIDYVNIDRNYDILGMMIFSDGLVELYDKEQNQCIRRKYNKGTLLVESDLSEPNSRGRERFTIAHEIVHWDKHQLRFMALSYKEKTSAKACRCPKDKPYKPKTPDEWVEWQADNLAAAILMPSSMFKKKTHELKKTYLVGEKINDFMWKGFSPEMVKEFIINELASTFQVSKQAAEIRLNTLEILL, from the coding sequence ATGAATTTAAGTAAAGATTTAGTGCCAATTATATATAAAAAGGATATGGATAAAGAGGCAACAAAATTTTTGCTAAAGTACTGTCCAGAAGCTTTAGAGAAACCTATGCCTATACCAGTAGAAGATATTGCAGAATTAGAAATGAATCTTGAGATTGATTATGTAAATATTGATAGAAATTATGATATATTAGGCATGATGATATTTTCTGATGGGTTAGTAGAATTATATGATAAGGAGCAAAACCAGTGCATTAGAAGAAAATATAATAAAGGAACTTTACTTGTAGAAAGTGATCTTTCTGAGCCAAATTCCAGAGGTAGAGAAAGATTTACTATTGCTCATGAGATAGTTCATTGGGACAAGCATCAGCTAAGATTTATGGCTCTATCCTATAAAGAGAAAACATCAGCCAAGGCATGTCGTTGCCCAAAAGATAAACCATACAAACCTAAAACACCAGATGAATGGGTTGAATGGCAAGCAGATAATTTAGCAGCTGCAATTTTGATGCCATCATCTATGTTTAAAAAGAAAACACATGAACTTAAAAAAACTTATTTAGTAGGGGAGAAAATTAATGATTTTATGTGGAAAGGATTTAGTCCAGAGATGGTAAAAGAATTTATTATTAATGAATTAGCATCAACTTTCCAAGTGTCAAAACAGGCGGCAGAAATAAGATTAAATACTTTAGAGATTTTGTTATAA
- a CDS encoding sigma factor-like helix-turn-helix DNA-binding protein yields MKRVIKIGKELVEVSEELYKEYYKMGRRERYMQNDIKVGRIDVDMEKQKVTFVDSKEDSVERLIDKGLDFKDAQAVEDIVCDKAMLFILQKAMEELDCEEQELIKSIYYKNLTVREVAKEENVSHVAIVKRHKKILEKLKKYFL; encoded by the coding sequence ATGAAAAGAGTTATTAAAATAGGTAAAGAGTTAGTGGAAGTAAGTGAGGAACTTTATAAAGAGTACTATAAAATGGGAAGACGTGAAAGATATATGCAAAATGATATAAAGGTAGGACGTATTGATGTAGATATGGAGAAACAAAAGGTTACTTTTGTTGATAGTAAAGAGGATTCTGTTGAAAGGTTAATAGATAAAGGATTAGATTTTAAAGATGCCCAAGCTGTAGAAGACATTGTCTGTGATAAGGCAATGCTTTTTATTTTACAGAAGGCTATGGAAGAACTAGATTGTGAGGAGCAAGAACTTATAAAGAGCATTTATTATAAAAACCTTACAGTAAGAGAAGTCGCAAAAGAAGAAAACGTTTCTCATGTAGCTATTGTTAAAAGACATAAAAAAATTTTAGAAAAGCTTAAAAAATATTTTTTATAA
- a CDS encoding antA/AntB antirepressor family protein produces the protein MNELVKVDYSKEEPTVSGRELHEFLEVETRYNDWFKRMCEYGFTEGVDFYSNLSKTHVCGGRPSTDHELTIPMAKELCMIQRTEKGKMARQYFLSIEKAWNTPEMVMSRALKMADITIKNLQIENEELLVANTNMQPKTEYFDELVDRNLLTNFRDTAKELKVKEKAFISFLLNIGYVYRDKKQKLKPYADKNDGLFEIKEVKNERTGWVGTQTLITPKGRETFRLLIKGSSI, from the coding sequence ATGAATGAATTAGTTAAAGTAGATTATAGCAAAGAAGAACCAACGGTATCTGGTAGAGAATTACATGAATTTTTAGAAGTAGAAACTAGATATAATGATTGGTTTAAAAGAATGTGTGAATATGGATTTACAGAGGGTGTGGACTTTTACTCAAATTTGAGTAAAACACATGTATGCGGTGGAAGACCATCAACTGATCATGAACTTACAATTCCAATGGCAAAGGAATTGTGTATGATTCAAAGAACGGAAAAAGGAAAAATGGCACGTCAGTATTTTCTTTCTATAGAAAAGGCATGGAATACACCTGAAATGGTTATGTCTAGAGCATTAAAGATGGCAGATATAACAATAAAAAATCTACAGATAGAAAATGAAGAATTATTAGTTGCTAATACTAATATGCAACCCAAGACTGAATATTTTGATGAATTAGTAGATAGAAATTTACTTACTAATTTTAGAGATACAGCTAAAGAATTAAAGGTTAAGGAAAAAGCATTTATTAGTTTTCTTCTAAATATAGGATATGTCTATCGTGATAAAAAACAAAAACTTAAGCCTTATGCAGATAAAAATGATGGATTGTTTGAAATTAAGGAAGTAAAAAATGAAAGAACAGGATGGGTTGGTACACAGACACTTATTACTCCAAAAGGAAGAGAAACTTTTAGGCTTTTAATAAAAGGATCATCTATATAA